In one window of Temnothorax longispinosus isolate EJ_2023e chromosome 11, Tlon_JGU_v1, whole genome shotgun sequence DNA:
- the LOC139822346 gene encoding uncharacterized protein encodes MQFRQPAIWLFKLLSIGFAYTGISDWDACSGRLERALDALHRDSSRRNKLDEEEAGTLYQRELHSAPLEMAVSRMAVKLPENTKEPEGQWARVEQCVYDPDRSSLRTRVVFNDLSVSGMVSLIPRDRRAPISAESCRMTLRLRRAGIDFLTSPIARGRGQMRIRTESSFLEPRFASIYAYGCRSTRIDKQIKRQDKWPPYHSASVNKLSLPLVDNDNYDAAEPRQLAGNAEEMDIVIPNESRHPRYSHAPGTNFGIWRKNSWITKSSPRRRRSMARYARTAMVITPRDFADALINGRKSTERPENFTKILNLTDNFRNEEPPQNVTREVRELVVEDNLFPIDSEDPNRSWQSKEYITREMEDVFLQGASQALTRYIERQLHPAIKETLMLSMGYTISYG; translated from the exons ATGCAGTTCAGACAGCCGGCAATCTGGTTATTTAAGCTCTTGTCTATCGGCTTCGCGTATACCGGTATCAGCGATTGGGATGCGTGCAGTGGACGATTGGAGCGCGCTTTGGACGCACTGCACAGGGATTCCAGTAGAAGAAACAAGTTGGACGAAGAAGAGGCCGGGACGTTGTATCAGCGCGAACTACATTCCGCCCCCCTGGAAATGGCCGTATCCCGTATGGCCGTGAAG CTTCCGGAAAACACGAAAGAGCCCGAAGGACAATGGGCACGAGTGGAGCAATGCGTGTACGATCCCGATCGCAGTTCTCTGAGGACGCGAGTCGTGTTCAACGACCTGTCGGTGTCGGGGATGGTGTCTCTAATACCGCGGGATCGTCGCGCTCCGATCTCCGCCGAATCCTGCAGGATGACTTTGCGACTGAGACGCGCGGGGATAGACTTCCTCACCAGCCCGATCGCCCGTGGACGCGGCCAGATGCGTATACGCACGGAGTCCAGCTTCCTGGAGCCCAGGTTTGCGTCGATCTACGCGTACGGCTGCCGTTCTACGCGCATCGACAAGCAAATCAAACGGCAGGATAAATGGCCACCGTATCATTCAGCTAGCGTCAACAAG CTATCGCTGCCTCTTGTCGACAACGACAATTACGATGCGGCGGAACCGAGACAATTGGCGGGCAACGCCGAAGAGATGGACATTGTCATACCGAACGAGAGTCGACATCCGCGTTACTCGCACGCCCCGGGGACGAACTTCGGTATATGGAGGAAAAATTCTTGGATCACTAAATCATCGCCACGGCGGAGACGCTCGATGGCGCGGTACGCGCGTACCGCGATGGTCATCACGCCGCGGGACTTCGCGGACGCTCTGATAAATGGACGCAAATCGACGGAGAGGCCTGagaattttactaaaattctCAATCTGACCGACAATTTCCGAAACGAGGAACCACCGCAAAATGTGACGCGGGAGGTAAGGGAGCTCGTGGTAGAAGACAATCTGTTTCCTATAGACTCGGAGGATCCGAACAGGAGTTGGCAGTCGAAGGAGTATATCACGAGGGAGATGGAAGATGTCTTCTTGCAGGGTGCTAGCCAAGCGCTGACCAGATACATCGAACGCCAATTGCATCCGGCAATCAAGGAGACGCTAATGCTGTCTATGGGCTACACCATCAGTTACggataa
- the LOC139822342 gene encoding uncharacterized protein, with translation MSTDSHDQTKSCKTSARSDEESAFDGKRIKKERSDVCVENGDAATVTAGTSTSSAAVTVAAAATAVAAAATATATTVLEKRHSSAGRFASNGFHGDGDQLQDLVATKFATLANHGASSKQDKIRIMIEDGISEESRARVDEIFSQVERLKLEEKLLLYLKLPLLLTNPSGTVDPLRQPLNPLGNRYEIHQTIMWIKTHLEEDPDVSLPKQEVYDEYNMYCTRNSMKPLSTADFGKVMKQVYPRVRPRRLGTRGNSRYCYAGMRKRIKLDPPTLPKISGSDTEEHSEENTTEEMLGAASTLIREWAEKTLGQKFPNLSALARHLVDNFRVDTRSLAAVCILATSDQHDASSNKEVISDLPTTPVGGKPAKLREAQLQLQRKLQQREHIKDQKHRCPDTIVQSKEKAIDTKGNVSKGCKKVKSNQSPQGTNAAATTVVAQNSLAKVNLSAIVYNRQRKVSKTCNQQQQQQQTCNVSQESNCDNLVVQSRDDRQSNSNLRVMMSAQRDVKGKNSRKRANNPIVAQQEPSPEKQTKLTEESPEHSNALLPKLASIQRAGKISVILASNSKSIKCKAETADSQLAKNCDIDSSKSCSTTGNVVETSSGLLTRDQIRLLQDTPVFKDGKVRDIDTDALDDYLNGGNNSQEQEEELLQYFQQSSSSSSDVETSVVGSDAEQISRSDKVSQLRLILQQNLKAPVIAADLTPVAVVRQNVAESVVEKRDPVQKHNLILPTLLNHPNPGNTRRRVSFETNVVEHVQEAATPSVANTVPQSPNTRRRIFNFTPISPGPHSPINGRASKSNSANASPFVSPRNTPVLRSRSNVQAGSSRSRGQKTLSRSISCSVPYTIKTTDTFIVPTSSGAEHTRQVLTVATTKSSEVVLKGPPYTAYLDLTPQKQLLINYPSQENLQEIKNVYQKGQLPPPDQEITELLHTGRHLSNEQLFYRSQSVPLHRMINPVSLMSPIATQQCLSSVQSQSFNPSTSSSVAPTPVPSEYNDFGSSIGQEGAYLLDDTNFMSDDQQFLMTDDKGITSENINNILTILDEEGQPNLQMLSEQTTEETLNNTIVLDGLPNANLNLSEEDMLDPSSILADAGGALQKMMQSRSYPNTPLPAPVSAYTPSYTEDSNGSRSYPSTPLHTMQSQEVYQDSGEPILSSPILNSIGLQGDARNIAVATVTGVTVGTDVDIAVAASSNNLCRNVADLLEASFLGEADTETDDLDPLGNFDGLQDMDSLTPLFNEVTEPNR, from the exons ATGAGTACTGACAGTCATGATCAGACGAAATCCTGCAAAACATCCGCGAGGAGCGACGAGGAGAGCGCGTTCGATGGTAAACGGATTAAGAAGGAGCGCAGTGACGTTTGCGTGGAGAATGGCGACGCCGCTACCGTTACCGCCGGCACCTCCACTTCCTCAGCCGCCGtcaccgtcgccgccgccgccaccgctgttgctgctgctgctaccGCTACCGCTACCACGGTCCTCGAGAAACGACACTCGTCGGCCGGCAGATTTGCCTCCAACGGCTTCCACGGCGATGGCGATCAGCTGCAGGACCTCGTCGCGACCAAATTCGCGACCTTGGCCAACCACGGCGCCTCCTCCAAGCAGGACAAAATTCGGATTATGATAGAGGATGGCATTAG CGAAGAATCTAGAGCGCGTGTGGACGAGATCTTCTCGCAGGTGGAACGACTTAAGCTAGAGGAAAAGTTATTGTTGTACCTGAAACTTCCGTTGCTGCTGACAAACCCGAGTGGGACCGTCGATCCGTTAAGGCAGCCGCTAAATCCATTAGGGAATCGCTACGAAATTCATCAGACCATCATGTGGATTAAGACTCATTTAGAAGAAGACCCGGATGTATCTTTACCGAAGCAAGAAGTGTACGATGAATACAA catGTATTGCACAAGAAATTCTATGAAGCCGTTATCGACGGCCGATTTTGGAAAAGTCATGAAACAAGTGTATCCGCGAGTGCGCCCTCGTAGACTGGGCACACGGGGTAACTCTCGCTACTGTTACGCTGGTATGCGCAAGCGAATTAAATTGGATCCTCCAACACTGCCAAAGATATCTGGCTCTGACACT gAGGAACACTCGGAGGAAAATACCACTGAGGAAATGTTAGGCGCTGCATCTACATTGATAAGAGAATGGGCAGAGAAAACGTTGGGCCAGAAATTTCCAAATTTGAGTGCCTTAGCGCGGCATCTTGTTGATAATTTTCGAGTCGATACTCGGTCTTTGGCTGCTGTATGCATTCTTGCAACTTCGGACCAGCATGATGCTTCGTCTAATAAAG AGGTGATCTCGGATCTACCGACAACGCCTGTAGGTGGTAAGCCTGCTAAGCTTCGAGAGGCACAGTTGCAATTGCAGCGCAAGCTTCAGCAACGCGAGCATATAAAAGATCAGAAGCATCGTTGTCCCGATACCATTGTACAG AGCAAAGAAAAAGCCATCGACACTAAAGGAAATGTCAGCAAAGGATGCAAGAAAGTTAAGTCCAATCAGTCACCTCAAGGTACAAatgcagcagcaacaacagtgGTCGCACAAAACTCACTGGCAAAAGTGAACTTATCCGCTATAGTCTATAACCGGCAAAGAAAGGTATCGAAAACTTGCAatcaacagcaacagcagcaacaaaCTTGCAATGTCTCCCAAGAGTCTAACTGTGATAACCTAGTGGTACAATCGCGCGACGACAGACAGAGTAATAGCAACCTTAGAGTAATGATGAGTGCGCAGCGCGATGTCAAAGGTAAAAATTCCAGGAAACGTGCCAATAATCCAATTGTAGCACAGCAGGAGCCCAGCCCTGAAAAACAGACGAAGCTCACGGAGGAGAGTCCAGAGCATTCCAACGCTTTGTTACCCAAGTTAGCGTCTATCCAACGCGCCGGCAAGATATCAGTGATACTAGCTAGCAATTCAAAATCTATCAAGTGCAAAGCAGAGACTGCGGACAGTCAACTTGCTAAAAACTGTGATATTGACTCGTCGAAGAGTTGTTCCACTACCGGCAACGTGGTGGAAACGTCCTCGGGACTTCTCACGAGGGACCAGATCCGCCTCCTGCAAGATACACCGGTATTCAAGGATGGGAAGGTTCGTGACATCGACACGGACGCCTTGGACGATTATTTGAACGGCGGGAACAATTCGCAGGAGCAGGAGGAGGAGTTGCTACAGTATTTTCAGCAAAGTAGCTCGTCTAGTTCCGATGTGGAAACCAGCGTCGTTGGTTCCGATGCCGAGCAGATCTCTCGGTCGGACAAAGTGTCGCAGCTGCGATTGATATTGCAACAGAATCTGAAAGCGCCCGTCATCGCCGCCGACCTGACGCCCGTAGCCGTCGTTCGGCAAAACGTTGCCGAGAGCGTTGTGGAGAAACGGGACCCCGTGCAGAAACATAATCTCATACTCCCGACACTTCTGAATCACCCTAATCCGGGCAATACGCGACGTCGTGTCAGTTTCGAAACTAATGTCGTCGAGCATGTCCAAGAGGCGGCGACGCCGAGTGTAGCCAATACTGTGCCACAGAGTCCAAATACGCGACGCAGAATATTTAACTTCACCCCGATCTCACCCGGACCGCATTCCCCTATTAACGGCCGCGCGTCCAAGTCGAACTCGGCGAACGCGAGTCCATTTGTATCTCCGCGTAACACCCCAGTGCTGAGGTCGCGCAGTAACGTGCAAGCCGGCAGTTCCAGATCGCGCGGCCAAAAGACGCTCTCTCGTTCCATCTCGTGCAGCGTCCCGTACACCATTAAGACAACGGACACCTTCATCGTACCGACGTCGAGCGGAGCGGAACACACGCGGCAAGTGCTGACAGTAGCAACGACCAAGTCGTCGGAG GTCGTTCTGAAGGGACCACCGTACACTGCGTATCTGGACTTGACGCCTCAGAAACAATTGTTAATCAATTATCCGAGTCAAGAGAATTTGCAAGAAATCAAGAATGTATATCAGAAGGGTCAGCTACCTCCGCCCGATCAGGAAATCACGGAGCTTCTTCACACTGGCAGACACTTGAGCAACGAGCAATTATTCTACAGATCGCAATCGGTGCCGTTGCACAGGATGATAAATCCCGTGTCGTTAATGTCTCCGATCGCCACGCAGCAATGCTTATCATCGGTACAGAGTCAAAGCTTCAATCCGTCGACGAGCAGTTCCGTTGCGCCTACCCCGGTGCCGAGCGAGTACAATGACTTCGGTTCTTCCATCGGACAAGAGGGCGCGTATCTGTTGGACGATACGAATTTCATGTCGGACGACCAGCAGTTCTTGATGACGGATGACAAGGGGATCACGTCCGAGAACATTAATAACATTCTCACGATTTTGGACGAGGAGGGTCAGCCAAATTTGCAAATGTTGTCTGAACAGACTACGGAGGAGACGTTGAACAATACGATTGTTCTTGACGGTTTGCCGAacgccaatttaaatctatcggaAGAGGATATGTTGGATCCGTCGAGTATCCTCGCTGACGCCGGTGGCGCGTTACAGAAAATGATGCAGTCGCGGTCGTATCCGAATACGCCGTTGCCGGCACCGGTATCCGCGTACACGCCCTCCTATACGGAGGACAGCAACGGCTCCAGATCGTACCCGTCGACGCCTCTGCATACGATGCAATCCCAGGAGGTGTACCAGGATTCAGGCGAGCCGATACTGTCCAGTCCCATCCTTAATTCTATCGGTTTACAGGGCGACGCGAGAAACATCGCTGTCGCCACCGTGACGGGTGTCACGGTCGGCACCGACGTTGACATCGCCGTTGCCGCTTCTTCCAACAATCTCTGCAGGAACGTCGCTGATCTTTTGGAGGCCAGTTTTCTCGGAGAAGCCGATACGGAGACGGACGATCTGGATCCTCTCGGTAATTTTGACGGCCTGCAAGATATGGATTCGTTGACGCCACTGTTCAACGAAGTCACGGAGCCTAATCGCTGA
- the LOC139822348 gene encoding uncharacterized protein encodes MLRTASIFVLLAISGIIAQDCEDKGAQCPTTPASEFNQDTNWQSATSVYDFHANDILGKDVSLDKYRGHVLIIVNVASNCGLTDTNYKQLQELYNKYSEKEGLRILAFPSNQFAGQEPGTSQEILNFVKQYNVTFDMFEKIDVNGENAHPLWKWMKTQKEGLITNAIKWNFTKFIVDKEGKVVERFAPSTEPLSMEETLKKYF; translated from the exons ATGCTGC GAACTGCGTCGATATTCGTGCTTCTTGCCATCTCGGGAATCATTGCACAAGATTGCGAAGACAAAGGCGCGCAATGTCCCACGACGCCGGCGTCGGAGTTCAATCAAGACACCAACTGGCAGTCGGCTACCTCGGTTTACGATTTCCACGCGAACGATATCTTGGGCAAGGATGTCTCATTGGACAAATATCGTGGCCATGTCCTCATCATTGTTAACGTTGCCAGCAACTGCGGTTTAACGGACACCAATTACAAGCAGCTCCAGGagttgtataataaatacagcGAGAAGGAAGGCTTGCGAATTCTTGCGTTTCCTTCTAATCAGTTTGCTGGCCAGGAACCGGGCACTTCTCAGGAGATACTGAACTTCGTGAAGCAGTACAATGTTACTTTTGACATGTTCGAGAAAATTGACGTAAACGGAGAGAATGCCCATCCGCTGTGGAAGTGGATGAAGACCCAGAAAGAGGGTCTCATTACCAACGCTATTAAATGGAATTTTACCAAATTTATTGTAGACAAGGAGGGCAAAGTAGTGGAGAGATTCGCTCCGTCTACTGAACCGTTAAGCATGGAAgaaactttgaaaaaatacttttaa